GATCACAAAGTCCGTTCCGGTTTTGGCCAAGAGCCGTTCCGATTCCTCTTTGCGGGCTGAGTCTCCTTCGCGTGAGGAGTGGGGGATGGGCTGCCAACTGACGTCGAAGGGCTTCTTCATGCGCTTTTCATAGCGGCCGATCCCTTCCGCCACCCAGGATTCGTGTTTCTTGCCGACGGTGAGGATGCGCAGTGCCATGAGTCTATTGTCCGTTACCTGGACGAAGCCATGATTACTGTGGCCATCGCAGATCGGCGACGATCCAGCCATTGTCGACCGGTTTGAGGATTATTTGGTAGCTCGCTCCTAGAGTCAGCAGCCCCAGCCTTCTGGATTTTCTGCGCAGGTTTCGGAGACGTTTCGGGATTCGGATCGCCAGACGCTTAGGGTCACTGGTTCTGAGGCCACTTGCGCTTGTCCTCGGATGGCTTGCCAGGGGCCGCCCTCAACGGAGAATTCACCGCGGAAGAACGTGGTGAGTTGGACGTTGTAGTCGCCGGTTTCCAGGTACGCGTAGCTCGTCGCGGTTTCTTCGCCCCAGTGCGTTTCGTGAACCGGGGTCCCTGCCTCGGTGATCGGACCTCGTGTTGTCCCATCGCCGTAGTTCCAGGTGTAGCTGCCCGGTGTCGCCCGGACTTTTACAGCTTTTCCTATCAAGGTGATATCAAAGTTCTGGGTTTCCGCAGTG
This region of Arthrobacter roseus genomic DNA includes:
- a CDS encoding PKD domain-containing protein, whose product is MPLPPAIPTEPDSKYRYWEAIECSDANGDLNPVCLGTASTCDDGTARLQTWRILNRPDQDPRTATKIGAPRCAAPDDPQLPRADEDPVVTLKDFQRLGIISSKVSIQPRPHTLIRAHNNFYATAETQNFDITLIGKAVKVRATPGSYTWNYGDGTTRGPITEAGTPVHETHWGEETATSYAYLETGDYNVQLTTFFRGEFSVEGGPWQAIRGQAQVASEPVTLSVWRSESRNVSETCAENPEGWGC